From Temnothorax longispinosus isolate EJ_2023e chromosome 3, Tlon_JGU_v1, whole genome shotgun sequence, one genomic window encodes:
- the LOC139810499 gene encoding uncharacterized protein, whose product MSHVEDFQRWIGEVMPRIIENLGLDVDKVRYEIFEFGSICIMSNLYRVSLQFENKTNGQNEVLSVILKRPMLGLNQLAKIDRQFHNEILFYQMYTRPDEIYARCLYAEKRPPIDSVIALEDVNERGYFSCPYLHDPPLEYTLAAMRELGRFHGKGYAMKELQREKFFDIVGQIETVRYEKRVENLYEAYSNIHSVRAVEYLRSLQGCDAIFCDKMETLLSNSFDEVMMKTVQPLEPLATLCHGDFTLGNILFKTEDDGQYRTMLIDFTLIMYSTPVVDLSTYLLMYCSNEVRKDKFFEIMRAYHDALKEYLLDVGIQNIERYSYNALLEDFRRGALFGFILTCVFLPVLLGYLSPEVLVREMIDLGPLESAKKLKYTGGKKVSKILAEALLHLRDLGCLKHVL is encoded by the coding sequence ATGTCTCACGTCGAAGATTTCCAAAGATGGATCGGCGAGGTGATGCCGAGAATTATCGAGAATCTTGGACTGGACGTCGACAAAGTTCGGTACGAGATATTCGAATTTGGCAGCATTTGTATTATGTCCAACTTGTATCGTGTAAGCCTGCAGTTTGAGAACAAGACAAACGGACAGAACGAGGTATTGTCTGTGATCCTGAAGAGACCCATGCTGGGCTTGAACCAGCTTGCAAAAATCGACCGTCAATTTCACAACGAGATCCTGTTCTATCAAATGTACACCCGACCGGACGAAATCTACGCGAGATGCTTGTACGCCGAGAAACGACCGCCCATCGATTCGGTAATCGCCCTGGAGGATGTCAACGAACGGGGATATTTTTCTTGTCCGTATTTGCACGATCCCCCATTGGAATACACATTGGCGGCGATGCGCGAGTTGGGACGGTTTCATGGCAAAGGGTACGCCATGAAAGAGCTGCAGCGGGAAAAGTTCTTCGACATCGTGGGACAAATTGAAACAGTTAGATACGAAAAAAGGGTGGAGAATCTCTACGAGGCCTATAGCAACATCCATTCGGTACGAGCGGTGGAATATCTTCGCAGTCTGCAGGGTTGCGATGCGATTTTCTGCGATAAGATGGAAACCTTACTCTCGAACTCGTTCGATGAAGTGATGATGAAGACAGTCCAACCGCTTGAACCTTTGGCCACGTTATGTCACGGCGATTTTACCTTGGGCAACATTCTCTTCAAGACAGAAGACGATGGGCAATATCGCACGATGCTGATCGATTTCACTCTTATCATGTACTCGACGCCCGTTGTCGATCTTTCCACATATCTCCTTATGTATTGTTCGAATGAAGTGAGGAAAGACAAATTTTTCGAGATCATGCGGGCCTATCATGACGCGCTGAAGGAGTATTTGTTGGACGTTGGCATTCAGAATATTGAGAGATATTCATATAACGCTTTATTGGAAGATTTTAGGAGGGGTGCTCTCTTCGGTTTCATTCTCACGTGTGTCTTTTTACCGGTATTATTAGGATATCTCAGCCCAGAAGTACTAGTACGAGAAATGATAGATTTGGGCCCTTTGGAAAGTGCAAAAAAGCTGAAATACACTGGCGGAAAGAAAGTATCCAAAATACTAGCTGAGGCATTGCTGCATCTGAGAGATCTTGGCTGCCTGAAACACGTTTTGTAG
- the Hen1 gene encoding uncharacterized protein Hen1, whose translation MVGLLFHVLYLLGKCIYDRYRVRRTTILPDIATEDELFEQRDDTLDPFSDVPEWEVTSWWTHKTINNFCPPAYIQRYCAVTDVLDAYKGKLNKVVDFGCSELGFLLYLKAIPEVQQILCVDVDREILETYQSKAAPLITEMLSCRERKLTIEICEGSVTHNDVKLKNANAVICIELIEHLYPDTLLNLPFNIFGYIKPEVAIITTPNAEFNVIFPRLSGYRHPDHKFEWTRKQFQDWAQNIVVRYPYYSVTFHGICNGPEGTEELGALTQMAVFHRILPRDQSIIEILTPDEYVQLKGQQGLFKTVAEYDYHMGSDSRSDEQKILDDAIYYIHYLSHNPYNEESPRNYEIYLDRILFLMTKYTLSRETLRSILTDAGWSVVDRDNGPVVLNPSQPSSDDETLDEYYVESENDEQTDEYEDSSTEEPHITNQGNVWDYVTGSAINEMPADANEEYLPQQNPHNESLHEEFNATNEIPDANEYLSEQNPRIHIWHEESNFTDEERWNHRTNPRINDISADENEEHLSEQIQHPDSWHNSPDFTDEEDRWDYQAGPLTNEIRVDANEEYSSAQNPHIENWHEEPSIIIPENYSINQENTYLFDGENSLVEEAQPAEEPCATYDDIKRSEVRNTAESLVYTERELPSDSIPLTLNEVEELEEARVTASAMSAEFISLQLENLIDSIIIEPTVLQNDQINLRTAQEIDSMLNFQSHMPVSRSSTSPASLCFGSEMDNSLQDFSGYDQNQSSVNNQCLLNSTFCQSEIAEAAVSTEDSTVEDIFCFEESLSEKDTQGSELNFSSHTPSNYYNYDVEQGRDISDKNQICEDSDLADVMSSDACSSNFNNQPKYTSSPRTKISATGIVSKSYKHKKLMSAMNSNVLLGTIEKIEEGISDSTNSSLLESSQKSNNSIAETINVTSSSSDIMSTSKYDIDFSASNSTQQKCLENKKFSGVDSSISTELMLGTNHEIAENDIINHESDVVDDIQNIDVHHVLSLGNENVNHKDESVYCTLAKTDHTDAKAHLENVTSDPAESSMRKKGLNPPRELVSSNSKSHSVSKCSSSDCAKETSVLRNDRFLPCKSSEENTSNVHFTSLKSEEIVGISKAASNIAGLANNVEAKPSSPLETPPNSWSPEIMDSGYPNSASAQDITPEYDLSSIAQDQIPDSESPSVAEAPRLGVLEPIEVENGDLANNNRDDEGNNMMAVDANDIENLQPLIDVLENDLENENDIYVMQNGFPIWLLRILDMANPLDFDMQARQNLRIPDEVADDANYVVHDEGFDSSSESESDIAYNEMENDNGHGK comes from the exons ATGGTCGGCCTACTGTTCCACGTGCTCTACTTGCTGGGCAAATGCATATACGACAGGTATCGCGTCAGAAGAACGACGATCTTGCCCGATATCGCGACCGAGGATGAACTGTTCGAGCAACGCGACGACACGCTCGACCCGTTCAGCGATGTTCCGGAATGGGAAGTCACGTCCTGGTGGACACACAAGACAATAAACAACTTCTGTCCACCGGCGTACATACAGAGATACTGTGCGGTGACGGATGTCCTCGACGCATACAAAGGAAAGCTGAATAAG GTTGTTGACTTTGGATGCTCAGAGCTAGGTTTCCTGCTTTACTTGAAAGCTATACCAGAAGTTCAACAGATACTCTGCGTGGACGTGGACAGGGAAATTTTGGAGACATACCAAAGCAAAGCAGCGCCATTGATCACAGAAATGCTGTCCTGCCGAGAAAGGAAGCTTACGATAGAGATTTGTGAAGGCAGTGTAACACACAATGACGTAAAGTTGAAGAATGCAAATGCTGTAATTTGCATTGAATT gATTGAGCATCTATATCCAGATACACTATTGAATCTcccttttaatatttttggttaTATTAAGCCAGAAGTAGCAATAATAACAACCCCAAATGCggaatttaatgtaatatttccgCGTTTGTCAGGCTACAGACATCCAGATCATAAGTTTGAATGGACCAGGAAACAATTTCAAGATTG GGCACAAAATATTGTGGTAAGGTATCCATATTATAGCGTGACATTTCACGGAATTTGTAATGGACCTGAAGGCACTGAAGAATTAGGTGCGTTGACGCAAATGGCAGTGTTTCATCGAATTTTGCCAAGAGATCAATCAATAATAGAAATTCTAACACCAGACGAATATGTTCAATTAAAAGGACAACAGggattatttaaaacagtAGCTGAATATGATTATCATATGGGATCTGACAGTCGTTCAGAtgagcaaaaaatattagatgacgcgatatattatattcattatttatccCATAACCCATATAATGAAGAATCACCCAGAaactatgaaatatatttagacCGTATACTGTTCCTCATGACTAAGTATACCCTCTCGAGAGAAACACTGAGGTCGATTCTAACAGATGCAGGTTGGAGCGTTGTAGATCGAGACAATGGACCGGTAGTACTCAATCCTTCCCAGCCTTCTTCTGATGATGAAACGTTGGACGAGTATTATGTGGAGAGTGAGAATGACGAACAGACCGACGAATATGAAGATTCAAGCACCGAGGAACCTCATATTACAAATCAGGGAAACGTATGGGATTATGTAACTGGATCAGCCATAAATGAAATGCCTGCAGATGCAAATGAAGAATATTTACCTCAACAAAATCCACATAATGAAAGTTTGCATGAAGAATTTAATGCTACAAATGAGATACCAGATgcaaatgaatatttatctGAACAAAATCCACGTATTCATATTTGGCATGAAGAATCCAATTTTACAGATGAAGAAAGATGGAACCATAGGACTAATCCACGTATAAATGATATATCCGCGGATGAAAATGAAGAGCATTTATCTGAACAAATTCAGCATCCTGATAGTTGGCATAACAGTCCCGATTTTACAGATGAGGAGGACAGGTGGGATTATCAAGCTGGCCCACTTACAAATGAGATACGTGTGGATGCGAATGAAGAATATTCGTCTGCGCAAAATCCTCATATTGAAAATTGGCACGAGGAACCCAGCATTATCATACctgaaaattattctattaacCAAGAGAACACTTATTTATTTGATGGCGAAAATTCTTTGGTAGAAGAAGCTCAACCGGCAGAAGAACCATGTGCAACTTACGACGATATCAAACGTTCAGAAGTTAGAAATACTGCAGAATCTTTAGTATATACTGAGCGAGAACTTCCAAGTGACTCAATTCCTTTAACTTTAAATGAGGTAGAAGAATTAGAAGAAGCTCGAGTAACTGCTTCTGCTATGTCAGCAGAGTTCATCAGTTtgcaattagaaaatttaattgacaGTATTATAATAGAACCAACTGTATTACAAAATGACCAGATAAATCTAAGAACTGCACAAGAAATTGATTCAATGTTAAACTTTCAGTCGCATATGCCCGTTTCGCGTTCATCGACTTCACCAGCGTCGCTTTGCTTCGGTTCTGAAATGGACAACTCTTTACAAGATTTCAGTGGATATGATCAAAACCAATCGTCAGTCAACAACCAATGTTTATTAAACAGTACTTTTTGTCAATCTGAAATAGCTGAAGCAGCTGTGAGTACAGAAGACTCTACTGTagaagatatattttgttttgagGAGAGTCTTTCAGAGAAAGATACACAAGGAAGCGAACTAAACTTTTCATCACATACAccttcaaattattataattatgatgtTGAACAAGGGAGAGAcatttcagataaaaatcaaatttgtgAAGACAGTGATCTGGCAGATGTGATGTCATCAGATGCTTGTagtagtaattttaataatcaaccAAAATACACAAGTTCACCTCGTACAAAAATATCCGCTACTGGCATTGTTAGTAAAAGTTACAAACACAAAAAACTAATGTCTGCAATGAATAGTAATGTTTTATTGGGcacaatagaaaaaattgaGGAAGGTATATCGGATAGTACTAATAGTAGTTTATTGGAATCTAGTCAGAAATCTAATAATAGTATCGCAGAAACAATTAACGTAACTTCTTCAAGCAGTGATATAATGAGTACTTCAAAATACGACATAGACTTTTCTGCTAGTAATAGCACAcaacaaaaatgtttagaaaataagaaatttagtGGTGTTGATAGCTCTATCTCCACAGAATTAATGCTAGGTACTAATCACGAAATCGCGGAAAATGACATAATCAATCATGAGTCTGATGTTGTGGatgatatacaaaatatagatGTACATCATGTCTTATCACTAGGCAATGAGAATGTTAATCACAAAGATGAAAGCGTATATTGTACATTAGCAAAAACAGATCATACTGATGCAAAAGCACACTTAGAAAATGTGACTAGTGATCCTGCAGAGTCAAGTATGAGGAAAAAGGGTTTAAATCCGCCTAGAGAATTAGTAAGTTCCAATTCCAAGTCACATAGTGTTAGCAAATGCTCTTCATCTGATTGTGCCAAAGAAACTAGCGTTTTAAGAAACGATAGGTTTTTACCTTGTAAAAGTAGTGAGGAGAATACAAGTAATGTTCATTTCACATCACTGAAAAGTGAAGAGATTGTTGGTATAAGTAAAGCTGCATCAAATATTGCTGGATTAGCGAATAATGTTGAAGCTAAACCATCTTCTCCGCTTGAGACACCTCCGAACAGTTGGTCTCCCGAAATCATGGATTCCGGCTATCCAAATTCAGCCTCCGCGCAAGATATAACACCGGAATATGATTTATCTAGCATAGCTCAGGATCAGATACCAGATTCGGAATCGCCGAGCGTTGCGGAAGCGCCGAGACTCGGTGTCTTGGAACCGATTGAGGTGGAAAATGGCGATCTGGCAAATAACAATAGAGACGACGAAGGTAACAATATGATGGCTGTGGATGCTAACGATATCGAAAACTTACAACCGCTGATTGATGTATTGGAGAATGATCTCGAGAATGAAAACGATATTTACGTAATGCAGAACGGTTTTCCCATATGGTTACTAAGAATATTGGATATGGCAAATCCGCTTGATTTTGACATGCAAGCTCGACAAAATCTGCGAATTCCTGACGAAGTTGCAG atGATGCTAACTATGTCGTTCACGATGAAGGTTTTGATAGTTCGTCAGAGAGTGAGAGTGATATAGCTTACAATGAAATGGAAAATGATAATGGACATggtaaataa